A genomic region of Nymphalis io chromosome 3, ilAglIoxx1.1, whole genome shotgun sequence contains the following coding sequences:
- the LOC126780923 gene encoding 39S ribosomal protein L15, mitochondrial, translating to MGSRQITEKSLAMLRSLPRLSLGNIRDNPGSRKNVKRGRGQHGGDKHGAGNKGSGQRQNYMRLGYETGNNPFYLRMPHEHYYKGHHHRRQYPPISLLEIQKLIDTNRLDITKPIDIASIVRSGLYNFFPDQKHFGIHLTDEGVDIFAAKVNIEVQWASEPVIAAIEKNGGVITTAYYDPHSLLLLKNPKSFFQTGQAIPRRMIPPPDIIEYYTSAEMRGYLADPEKISEERLRLSQKYGYELPILESDKSYDMLCERKDPRQIFYGLEPGWVINLRDKCILKPKDEELLQFYSS from the exons atggGGTCCCGCCAAATAACTGAGAAATCACTTGCAATGTTGCGGTCATTGCCAAGACTCTCATTAGGTAACATTCGTGATAACCCTGGTTCCAGAAAAAAT GTCAAACGAGGCCGAGGTCAACATGGTGGTGATAAGCATGGGGCTGGTAATAAAGGCTCTGGTCAGCGACAGAATTACATGAGACTTGGCTATGAAACCGGAAATAATCCATTTTATCTAAGAATGCCTCATGAGCATTACTACAAAGGCCACCA ccATAGGAGACAGTATCCACCCATCTCACTACTTGAAATACAGAAGTTAATAGATACAAACCGCTTGGACATAACTAAGCCAATAGATATAGCGAGTATTGTGAGATCTGGTCTTTATAACTTCTTTCCAGACCAAAAACATTTTGGAATTCATTTAACTGATGAAGGTGTAGATATTTTTGCTGCAAAGGTTAATATTGAAGTTCAATGGGCCAGTGAACCAGTTATTGCTGCTATTGAAAAGAATGGTGGTGTAATCACAACTGCATATTATGATCCCCATAGTCTGCTTTTACTCAAAAATCCAAAATCATTTTTTCAAACAGGACAAGCAATACCTAGGCGAATGATTCCTCCACCAGATATCATTGAATATTATACTAGTGCTGAAATGAGAGGGTATTTAGCTGACCCAGAAAAGATTTCTGAAGAAAGACTTAGATTATCACAAAAATATGGATATGAATTACCTATACTAGAAAGTGATAAAAGCTATGACATGTTATGTGAAAGAAAAGATCCTAGGCAAATATTCTATGGTTTAGAACCTGGATGGGTAATTAATTTAAGGgataaatgcattttaaaacCTAAAGATGAAGAATTATTGCAGTTCTATTCATCATAA
- the LOC126780913 gene encoding adenosylhomocysteinase encodes MKPPYKIADEKLAELGRKEIMLAEKEMPGLMACRQKYASLKILKGARIAGSLHMTVQTAVLIETLIELGAEVQWSSSNIYSTQDEAAAALVAVGIPIYAWKGETEEEYVWCIEQTLVFPDGKPLNMILDDGGDLTNLVHTKYPQYLEGVKGISEETTTGVHNLYKMFREGLLKVPAINVNDSVTKSKFDNLYGCRESLLDGIKRATDIMIAGKVCVVAGYGDVGKGCAQAFKGFGGRVIVTEIDPINALQAAMEGFQVTTMDEAAEIGQIFVTTTGNIDIICKEHFVKMKDDAIVCNIGHFDCEVDVAWLESNAKKVNIKQQVDRYELENGNHIIVLAAGRLVNLGCATGHSSFVMSNSFTNQVLAQIELWTKHNEYPIGVHTLPKKLDEEVAALHLDHLGVKLTKLSPKQAKYIGVPVEGPYKPDHYRY; translated from the exons CTGATGAAAAATTGGCCGAGTTAGGCCGTAAGGAAATAATGCTTGCCGAAAAAGAGATGCCGGGCCTGATGGCTTGCCGTCAAAAATATGCctctttaaagattttaaaaggtGCAAGAATAGCAGGTAGTCTTCATATGACAGTTCAGACAGCAGTCCTCATAGAAACTCTTATTGAATTAGGAGCAGAA gtTCAATGGTCAAGTAGTAACATTTACAGTACACAAGATGAGGCTGCTGCTGCATTGGTGGCTGTTGGAATTCCTATTTATGCATGGAAAGGAGAAACCGAGGAGGAATATGTTTGGTGCATTGAACAAACACTTGTATTCCCTGATGGAaag CCACTGAACATGATTCTGGATGATGGAGGTGATCTTACAAACTTAGTTCACACAAAATACCCTCAATATTTGGAAGGTGTTAAAGGTATCTCCGAAGAAACAACTACTGGTGTACAcaacttatataaaatgttcCGTGAAGGTCTTCTGAAAGTTCCAGCCATTAATGTAAATGACTCTGTTACCAAAAGCAAGTTTGACAATTTGTATGGATGCAGAGAATCTCTACTTGATGGAATCAAGAGGGCCACTGATATAATGATTGCTGGAAAAGTTTGTGTTGTTGCTGGTTATGGTGATGTCGGAAAAGGATGTGCTCAAGCATTTAAAGGTTTCGGAGGACGAGTAATTGTCACAGAAATAGATCCAATTAATGCACTGCAAGCAGCTATGGAAGGCTTCCAAGTGACAACAATGGACGAAGCAGCAGAAATTGGGCAAATATTTGTAACTACTACTGGAAACATAGATATTATTTGCAAAGAACACTTTGTCAAAATGAAAGATGATGCTATTGTTTGTAATATTGGTCACTTTGACTGTGAAGTAGATGTAGCTTGGCTGGAAAGTAATGCTAAGAAAGTTAACATTAAACAACAGGTTGACCGTTATGAGCTTGAAAATGGGAATCATATTATTGTTCTTGCTGCAGGAAGACTGGTCAACTTAGGATGCGCAACTGGCCATTCATCATTTGTTATGTCAAACTCTTTCACTAACCAAGTTTTGGCACAGATTGAGCTATGGACAAAACATAACGAATATCCTATTGGTGTTCACACTTTGCCTAAGAAGTTAGATGAAGAAGTTGCAGCTCTGCATTTGGATCATTTAGGTGTCAAGCTGACCAAGCTCTCTCCCAAACAAGCCAAATACATTGGAGTTCCAGTTGAAGGACCATACAAACCAGATCATTacagatattaa